From a single Ornithorhynchus anatinus isolate Pmale09 chromosome 15, mOrnAna1.pri.v4, whole genome shotgun sequence genomic region:
- the LOC103170850 gene encoding uncharacterized protein LOC103170850, with amino-acid sequence MAFTFSEISIPILAIIFGGVSFVICNLITDSMSWSIWHYDNINISTVWLGLWNYCYLPRDPSNPTTNLEKVCVRMNWSWEFPPTLSLNQDLMLLATILEGVGLFFTLVGLICMFRRDPGAELYHCFLIGGNFLAVGCAIVLFTVSWNWYLDSVTERFIFPAGYLPHEKPVDRDVGSAIPLGLISSLFVLQSELMLIFHGCNLSPNNQVHPTHV; translated from the coding sequence ATGGCATTTACCTTCAGTGAGATTTCCATCCCCATACTGGCCATAATCTTTGGTGGAGTGAGCTTTGTCATCTGCAATTTAATCACCGACTCCATGTCTTGGAGCATATGGCATTATGACAACATAAACATTTCAACCGTTTGGTTGGGCCTCTGGAACTACTGCTATCTGCCAAGAGATCCTTCGAACCCTACCACTAACCTAGAAAAAGTCTGCGTCCGAATGAACTGGTCCTGGGAATTCCCACCAACTTTGAGCCTGAATCAAGACTTAATGTTGTTAGCTACAATCCTAGAAGGAGTTGGTCTTTTTTTTACACTTGTGGGACTGATCTGCATGTTCAGAAGGGACCCAGGTGCCGAGCTGTACCACTGCTTCCTCATTGGCGGAAACTTTCTCGCTGTCGGATGTGCCATTGTGCTATTCACCGTGTCCTGGAATTGGTACCTGGACTCAGTCACCGAGCGGTTCATTTTTCCCGCTGGGTATCTGCCACATGAAAAACCAGTCGACAGGGATGTCGGCTCTGCTATTCCCTTAGGGCTGATATCTTCCCTCTTTGTCCTTCAGAGTGAGTTGATGTTAATATTTCATGGGTGTAATCTGAGCCCAAACAACCAAGTGCATCCCACGCACGTCTGA